The genomic stretch GTAATGTTCttgatttattattattttttaaataaagaACTAAAATCcaatttaaaattaaacttgTATCAAAAAATAATTTAGCCTAAGATTTTATATTACAAAATGTTGTTCAATCATATTTTCACTCACAGTGGAACAATTTGATCATGATTCATGAAGAACAAATATACAGATCTTAGTGTACCATGATTCCATGAATCATACATAGTTTTCCTTAAAATTGTTTTCCTTGAAATGTCTGTCCAAATTGCCAGTTTGATGGTGCTACATTGTAAGATGCGAGTGTTTTTCCAGTGCTGCTGGTTACCTCAAAGGACAAAGGCTGATGTTGAAGGTTGACATTGCAGTGCCAATTCATTCCCCAATTCCTTGCCATTGCTATCCATCCTGTTCTAGATCCCTTCACTTTCACAGCAAACACTTCACCTTCTTGCCCCACATTAGTAATTAGAACTTGATAGAAATGAGAACTTCCACTCATTGTAAACTTCATCCCACCACTTCTTTCACACTTCACTCTACATCACATTTACACAAACAAACATTTCAACTTTAGATTTACACACATATATATGAGAATAATCTATATAACACTAACACTTCTTTCTGAATAAATGTGTGTCTGATATATTTTATCTCTACCTTCTATACTGAACCGGAATAATATCGGCTTTTGTTTTGGCAATTTCAGAAAATGCAGGTTGTGACAACTCAAAATGTTGTCTTGGAAAGTTACACCAGCCACCATAATCAACTGAGAGACCGTAATTAGGAGGACAGAAATCAGTGGCGGTAACAATTACAGAAGGGCTTCCAAGCACACACCACAAGATATGGTCAACACATCTGATCTCGTAGCAAGCCCCACACGTAGTCCCTCTGTTGAACAAAATTGTGCTTAATCCAACACTGTGCTTTCCGTAGCTAGCTTTGTGAAGATCTCCGTAACCACAAGCTCCTTCTGCAGCGCAACCGCAACAGCCATGTACATTTTTGAGAAAACAAGATTATTAATGTGAAAGAACCAAATGAGGAGGAGGTGAAGTACCTGCAATGAGGGATCCCTCTGTGTCTTTGGCGTAAGTTGCAGTGGCTTTGCTCCATTCTTGATCCTTGTAAGCAACAGTGTTGAATGAATGTAAGAAAATCAAGTAGAGAAGTGTGGAGTGAAGAGCACCCATCTGAGATAACACCATTTAGAAACTGATTATTACTACTTTACTTTTTTTAAGTGTGTTTTGTGTTTTTTGTCATATGTGAGGGTAAACCCTTCACTGTGTGTACATGAAATTTTCTAATGAAGATTAGTCACTAGTGGTTATtaaaaaagtgaaaaatattttggCATATTAGAGATTTTTGAATGGTTTGTGGGGACAATGAGCTAAGCCGGGATATAAGGTAATTTGTTGGTTATTCCGAGGAGTGTGTCCTTGTTAATGTTTTGGTTTGACTCTTTGATGTTTGTCTCTTCTTTTTAGGCGAGAAATGGAGAGAGAAGGGTTGGAGGCTTTGTGGTTATGGCAGACACAGACACATAAAGCGGAAAGCTACATAACACTGTAATGTGAAACATTGACTGCCAAAGCCAAATGGACACTTTATTAATCATTTAGTTTCACCCCTGCGTCATGTTCTCTCAGATAAGAGGACCTGAATCAGTGATCAAGTTCCTCCTTCTTTCTTCATTGTAGATTGTATTATGTTGAAAAAGGAAGTTTCTCGTCCACTCTAACGAATGCTAATTCAGTTtaacaaaatcaattaaattaagAAAGTATCATGTATTTGTAAGAAAACCATaatataaaaataagataaattacAGTAAAGTAGAGTTTTATTTATGTGTATAAAATAGTTTGTACAGCTAATATTATATATAAAGAAAACAAGACATGGGACAGGGTAAAGATGAGATATTTTGGTATTTAAAGGTTATATTCAATTTCAATTAATGCAAACTGTGTGAACTAGAGTCGTTTAAACACAGAAACTGTGAAATAAATTCATTTAAACACAGAAACTTTTTCAAATAAAATTCATAAATTATAAAACAAATCGAAAAACTGCAATTTAATTGTGTTTCAATTCTCTTTTATAAAAAAGCCGGTAAAATACACGTGCTCTCGCGCGAGTAAATTTAACTTGTAATTATAaagataattttttttaaataaccaatatttaaaaaaaaaaatcaaaaataacCAATAATTAAAAAAGAATATCAAAATAATCAGTTTTAGTTTTACAAAAGGGTGCGTCAGATGAAATGGCGCACCCCCTAACCatgaagaggaggcgccaatagcatgcgccaatgctattggcgAATGCATTGGCgctcatgaggaggcgtcaatgtTTCTGGCGCTTTAATGTGTTCTTTatggtgtatgcgccaattcatctggcgcatacaccccttgtattttttttatttattttttaatttttaattttgtttatttaataaataaaaaatagtaatggaaaaaaataaatttattgatGCTGTAATAATTGGTTATATTTgactgacaataaactaatgaccgGCCCGATTATAACGTCTCCATGTTCCACATCCAtgtgcgttagtttgtctccgaggtctcccacgattttcttgaggtgtttgagGTCTTTGTGTGCTTACCTGATCGAGCGATGGTCGGTGGAAAGGTCCGGCGGAAGTTCCAACGGTATTTGagagatgtgtcatcatttgttcccaatatccggaggggctctggccaacggcgcttccgtaatggagtttTGTGCCCATGTCATCATAGTTAGGTCGTTGGGGTTGGGTAGattggggacggtatagttgcccaaattggggCATTGAGTCGTTTTagaaacgaagcaatggttcatggggcgtactatagttgaacaatggttgggtgttatgttgatgggatgtttgggtggtcattggtgggaggctacgatgaagtgacccatatgaatcatctgggctatagtcggttgtggttgcggggtttgtTTCTTGGTattgtgtttgggtgggtggtatgaatggattgcgttggatggttggttgttgggtggatggcatgaacgggttgcgaggttgggtgtttggttgttgtgtgtatgtggtaggttgatgttgtgaggttggttattgggtttgggtgggttgacattaGTGTTGGATGGGGAATTGTTGCGGGgcgtacgatgacgaagcaagttgacgtggatccatcaaataccgcggctcagatacaaattcttgagttgttaccgacctaaatcatgccatatattgttgagtcggtcttgcaccatggatgactggttcgtttaagatgtgttgtcgttgattcctccattgacg from Lathyrus oleraceus cultivar Zhongwan6 chromosome 7, CAAS_Psat_ZW6_1.0, whole genome shotgun sequence encodes the following:
- the LOC127106782 gene encoding expansin-A20, with translation MVLSQMGALHSTLLYLIFLHSFNTVAYKDQEWSKATATYAKDTEGSLIAEGACGYGDLHKASYGKHSVGLSTILFNRGTTCGACYEIRCVDHILWCVLGSPSVIVTATDFCPPNYGLSVDYGGWCNFPRQHFELSQPAFSEIAKTKADIIPVQYRRVKCERSGGMKFTMSGSSHFYQVLITNVGQEGEVFAVKVKGSRTGWIAMARNWGMNWHCNVNLQHQPLSFEVTSSTGKTLASYNVAPSNWQFGQTFQGKQF